A portion of the Acidimicrobiales bacterium genome contains these proteins:
- a CDS encoding crotonase/enoyl-CoA hydratase family protein — translation MAVEYEVRGRVGVIRLNRPEARNAVNGDVAQGVEAALDRLEGDDDVWVGVLTGEGPVFSAGADLKAIAAGQGSSLGTTRGGFAGLVRRERAKPLIAAVDGPALAGGCEIAIACDLIVASTAARFGLPEVKRSLVAAAGGLFRLPRLLPRTLAMEMVLTGDPISAERAHAAGLVNQLCEPGTALDNALALAERICANAPLAVRESRRVLLAAVDQDEAVGWRMSAEAMVALSATEDYAEGPLAFIEKRAPQWKGR, via the coding sequence GTGGCCGTCGAGTACGAGGTCAGGGGGCGGGTCGGGGTCATCCGGCTGAACCGGCCGGAGGCCCGCAACGCCGTGAACGGCGACGTCGCCCAGGGGGTCGAGGCCGCGCTCGACCGGCTCGAGGGCGACGACGACGTGTGGGTCGGCGTGCTCACCGGCGAGGGGCCGGTGTTCAGCGCCGGCGCCGACCTCAAGGCCATCGCCGCCGGGCAGGGCTCGTCGCTCGGCACCACCCGGGGCGGGTTCGCCGGGCTCGTCCGGCGGGAGCGGGCCAAGCCGCTGATCGCCGCCGTCGACGGGCCGGCCCTCGCCGGCGGGTGCGAGATCGCCATCGCCTGCGACCTGATCGTCGCCTCCACGGCGGCCCGCTTCGGGCTGCCCGAGGTGAAGCGGTCGCTCGTCGCCGCGGCCGGCGGCCTGTTCCGCCTCCCGCGCCTCCTGCCCCGGACCCTGGCCATGGAGATGGTCCTCACCGGCGACCCGATCTCCGCCGAGCGGGCCCACGCCGCCGGCCTCGTCAACCAGCTGTGCGAGCCGGGCACCGCCCTCGACAACGCACTCGCCCTCGCGGAGCGGATCTGCGCCAACGCCCCCCTCGCCGTCCGGGAGAGCCGCCGCGTGCTGCTCGCCGCCGTGGACCAGGACGAGGCGGTCGGCTGGCGCATGTCGGCCGAGGCGATGGTCGCCCTGTCGGCCACCGAGGACTACGCCGAGGGGCCGCTGGCCTTCATCGAGAAGCGGGCCCCGCAGTGGAAGGGCCGCTGA
- a CDS encoding NUDIX hydrolase: protein MTARPEVCVGAVVVDDGRLLLIRRGHGPAAGSWSIPGGRVEAGETLAEAVVRELAEETGLEGVCDRLVGWVERIGEDHHFVILDFAVTLLDSGAPVAGHDAAEAAWVPLDEVAEQPLVDGLAEFLHEHGVIPTIV from the coding sequence GTGACGGCGAGACCTGAGGTGTGCGTCGGGGCGGTGGTCGTCGACGACGGCCGGCTGCTCTTGATCCGCCGGGGCCACGGGCCGGCCGCGGGGTCGTGGTCGATCCCCGGCGGCCGGGTCGAGGCGGGCGAGACCCTGGCCGAGGCGGTGGTGCGAGAGCTGGCCGAGGAGACCGGCCTGGAGGGGGTGTGCGACCGGCTGGTCGGCTGGGTGGAGCGCATCGGCGAGGACCACCACTTCGTGATCCTCGATTTCGCCGTCACCCTGCTCGACTCGGGAGCGCCGGTGGCCGGCCACGACGCCGCCGAGGCCGCCTGGGTGCCGCTCGACGAGGTGGCCGAGCAGCCGCTCGTGGACGGCCTGGCCGAGTTCCTCCACGAGCACGGCGTCATCCCGACGATCGTGTAG
- a CDS encoding GNAT family N-acetyltransferase: MESARPARAEDLDRVAQLAAEAIAELAVEKGGVVWRRREARAEPVGPGLAAALDDPDHHVVAGCIGDAVMGYGVVRAERLRDGDLLGVVTDLYVEPGARGIGLGEAVMDALIAWCEGRGCVGVDSVALPGMRATKNFFERFGLVARAIVVHRPLGTTGEDG, from the coding sequence GTGGAGAGCGCCCGGCCCGCTCGGGCCGAGGACCTGGACCGCGTCGCCCAGCTGGCGGCCGAGGCGATCGCCGAGCTGGCCGTCGAGAAGGGCGGGGTCGTGTGGCGCCGGCGGGAGGCCCGGGCCGAGCCGGTCGGGCCGGGGCTGGCCGCCGCCCTCGACGACCCCGACCACCACGTGGTCGCCGGCTGCATCGGCGACGCCGTGATGGGCTACGGCGTCGTGAGGGCGGAGCGCCTGCGGGACGGCGACCTCCTCGGCGTGGTCACCGACCTGTACGTCGAGCCGGGGGCGAGGGGGATCGGCCTCGGCGAGGCGGTGATGGACGCGCTGATCGCCTGGTGCGAGGGGCGGGGCTGCGTCGGCGTCGACAGCGTGGCGCTGCCCGGCATGCGGGCGACCAAGAACTTCTTCGAACGGTTCGGGCTGGTGGCACGGGCGATCGTCGTCCACCGCCCGCTGGGCACGACCGGGGAGGACGGGTGA
- a CDS encoding universal stress protein: MTYRTVVVGTDGSSTAEEAVRHAGELAARAGARLVAVTAYHPHGDGDGEVAPEDLRWMVGDRATAEAEARRARALAAELGVADVVVRAEPGDPADVIVATAEEFDADLVVVGSKGLGTPATRFLLGSVAGAVSHHAPCDVLVVHTAP, encoded by the coding sequence CGGGACCGACGGCTCGTCCACGGCCGAGGAGGCCGTCCGCCACGCCGGCGAGCTGGCCGCCCGGGCCGGCGCCCGCCTGGTCGCCGTCACCGCCTACCACCCGCACGGCGACGGCGACGGCGAGGTGGCCCCCGAGGACCTCCGTTGGATGGTCGGCGACCGGGCGACGGCCGAGGCCGAGGCGAGGAGGGCCCGGGCGCTCGCCGCCGAGCTCGGGGTCGCCGACGTGGTCGTGCGGGCCGAGCCCGGCGACCCGGCCGACGTGATCGTCGCCACCGCCGAGGAGTTCGACGCCGACCTCGTCGTCGTCGGCTCGAAGGGGCTCGGCACCCCGGCCACCCGCTTCCTCCTCGGCAGCGTCGCCGGCGCCGTGTCCCACCACGCGCCCTGCGACGTGCTCGTCGTCCACACCGCGCCGTAG